The following are encoded together in the Periplaneta americana isolate PAMFEO1 chromosome 5, P.americana_PAMFEO1_priV1, whole genome shotgun sequence genome:
- the LOC138700409 gene encoding zinc finger protein 436-like: MSLAKGRSSTFYPPETLVRCWKFGNKRKMIKDSLLKLHMDKIKVECANSCYELTSEIKYEESPIPVSFPAQKFEAKEELCDEEVKEEELKPEIITEDDGFFSEIAVDATRALSDVKNEELSRLSDLVTNTDEHLQYGLQNCESLEKALDKSAMCNICGKTLKRSTYLKEHMRIHTGEKPYKCDFCGKSYQKSNHLTDHIHRHTEQKPFQCDVCGKSFTARNSVKDHMLTHSGEKPFKCDICGKNFRRSNHLKDHLRTHTGEKPFKCDVCGKGVTGKRCLKDHMLTHLGERPFKCDICSKDFRKSDHLKGHIRTHTEGKPFRCNICNKGFTVRSSLGDHMRTHSGVKPFKCNFCGKDFRRSTHLKNHIRTHTEEKLFKCDSCDKSFTRRSCLRYHMSIHKDEKLHM, from the exons ATGTCGCTGGCAAAGGGACGTAGTTCCACGTTTTATCCACCAGAAACTCTGGTGCGGTGCTGGAAATTTGGTAATAAAAGAAAGATG ATAAAAGACAGCTTATTGAAACTGCACATGGATAAAATAAAAGTTGAGTGTGCTAACTCCTGCTATGAACTCACatcagaaattaaatatgaaGAATCTCCAATTCCGGTTTCCTTTCCAGCACAAAAGTTTGAAGCTAAG gaAGAATTATGTGATGAAGAAGTTAAAGAGGAAGAGTTGAAGCCAGAAATAATAACAGAGGATGATGGATTCTTCAGTGAGAT TGCTGTGGATGCTACAAGAGCACTAAGTGACGTGAAGAATGAAGAGTTATCAAGGCTCAGTGATCTTGTAACAAATACAGATGAACACCTGCAATACGGTCTTCAGAATTGTGAATCCCTAGAGAAGGCCCTAGACAAAAGTGCCATGTGCAATATTTGTGGAAAAACTCTAAAACGTTCGACATATCTCAAAGAACACATGCGTATTCACACAGGGGAGAAGCCATATAAATGCGACTTCTGTGGTAAAAGCTACCAGAAGTCAAACCACTTGACTGATCATATTCACAGACACACAGAACAGAAGCCTTTCCAGTGCGATGTCTGCGGTAAAAGCTTCACAGCCAGGAATAGTGTCAAAGATCACATGCTCACTCACTCGGGGGAGAAGCCcttcaaatgtgatatttgtggaaagAACTTCAGGAGATCGAACCACCTCAAAGATCATCTTCGCACTCACACGGGGGAAAAGCCCTTCAAATGTGATGTCTGTGGGAAGGGAGTCACTGGGAAGAGATGTCTCAAAGATCACATGCTCACCCACTTGGGGGAAAGGCCTTTTAAATGCGACATATGTAGTAAGGACTTCAGAAAGTCGGACCATCTCAAAGGTCACATTCGAACTCACACAGAAGGGAAACCCTTTAggtgtaatatttgtaacaagGGATTTACAGTTAGGAGCAGTCTCGGAGATCACATGCGCACTCACTCGGGGGTGAAGCCCTTCAAATGCAATTTTTGTGGTAAGGACTTCAGGAGATCTACACATCTCAAAAATCACATTCGCACTCACACAGAAGAGAAACTTTTCAAATGTGATTCTTGTGACAAGAGCTTCACGCGTAGGAGCTGTCTGAGATATCACATGAGCATTCACAAAGATGAAAAGTTACATATGTGA